A part of Saliniradius amylolyticus genomic DNA contains:
- the metE gene encoding 5-methyltetrahydropteroyltriglutamate--homocysteine S-methyltransferase, whose product MRIHNLGFPRIGQDRELKFALEDYWRGELSAEQLLTTAQNIRRQNWQTQFQAGIDFIPVGDFALYDHVLNTSLMLGIIPDRARQPDLTPLDTEFLLARGRSQQGCGCNASDMTKWFNTNYHYIVPELPSELTLDVQPERLITEIREARQQGFTPKPVLVGPLTYLWLSQYDDDPLTLLPTLLAGYQKLLDALASEKVDWLQIDEPILVTELDKPWQHAFISAYNQLKFGPIKPMLATYFGDITHQTHWLGELPIKGIHLDCSHDLDSVVPVINALPEYWSVSLGVISGRDVWRTDLNELHDQLQPLYEQLNGRLWLAPSCSLLHCPVDLNKEQRLDRELYSWLAFAKQKCQELALLRDALTSGDTRAIEHYSEPVVNKSSSPRITHPKVRDRQARLSQRERTEPYAQRKQQQNQRLGLPPLPTTTIGSFPQTQDIRQTRARWRKGDIGDEQYQQQMQAYIGDCIKQQEALGLDVLVHGEPERNDMVEYFADYLEGVATTDFGWVQSYGSRCVKPPLIYGDIQRTKPMTVQWLQYAQSLTDKPVKGMLTGPVTILQWSFVRDDLPRSQVAEQIALAVSDEVEDLIQSGIRIIQIDEPALREGLPLKRRDWEDYLVWAVSAFKLASARAPAQVQIHSHMCYAQFEDILPAIEALDADVLTLETSRSQMALLDVFKQQAYSNDLGPGVYDIHSPNVPDDNWLDTLLTRALEVLPPERLWVNPDCGLKTRNWPETKAALGAMVQAAKRQRHKLVQNAK is encoded by the coding sequence ATGCGTATCCATAATCTGGGGTTTCCCCGCATCGGTCAAGACCGTGAACTGAAATTTGCCCTGGAAGACTACTGGCGCGGCGAACTGTCGGCCGAGCAACTGCTCACCACAGCACAAAATATTCGCAGACAGAACTGGCAAACTCAGTTTCAGGCAGGCATCGACTTTATTCCTGTGGGCGATTTTGCCCTTTACGATCATGTACTTAACACCAGCTTGATGCTGGGTATTATTCCTGACCGTGCCCGCCAGCCTGATCTTACTCCCCTGGATACCGAGTTTCTGCTCGCCCGGGGTCGCAGCCAGCAGGGATGTGGCTGCAACGCCAGCGACATGACCAAATGGTTCAATACCAACTATCACTATATCGTGCCCGAACTACCATCAGAGCTAACCCTGGACGTGCAGCCGGAGCGACTTATCACAGAGATCCGTGAAGCCCGTCAACAAGGCTTCACACCTAAACCTGTACTCGTCGGCCCACTGACTTACCTATGGCTCAGTCAATATGACGACGACCCTTTAACCCTGCTGCCAACCTTACTGGCTGGCTATCAGAAGCTGCTCGACGCTCTGGCATCCGAGAAAGTGGACTGGCTGCAGATTGATGAACCCATTCTGGTCACCGAACTGGATAAACCTTGGCAACACGCCTTTATTAGCGCCTATAACCAACTGAAATTCGGCCCCATCAAACCCATGCTCGCCACCTACTTCGGCGATATCACTCACCAAACTCACTGGCTGGGAGAGCTTCCCATCAAAGGCATTCATCTAGACTGCAGCCATGACTTGGATTCAGTAGTTCCCGTTATCAACGCTCTGCCAGAATATTGGTCTGTCTCACTTGGCGTAATCAGCGGCCGCGACGTCTGGCGCACTGATCTCAATGAGTTGCATGACCAGCTGCAACCACTTTACGAACAGCTCAACGGGCGACTATGGCTCGCGCCCAGCTGTTCCCTGCTTCACTGTCCGGTGGATCTGAACAAAGAGCAGCGTCTGGATCGGGAGTTATACAGTTGGCTGGCCTTCGCCAAGCAGAAATGCCAGGAGCTGGCTTTGCTCAGAGATGCGCTGACCAGCGGTGACACCCGCGCGATTGAACATTATTCCGAACCTGTGGTGAACAAGTCCAGCTCCCCTCGTATCACTCACCCCAAGGTGCGAGATCGTCAGGCCAGACTCAGTCAGCGCGAGCGGACCGAGCCCTACGCACAAAGAAAGCAGCAACAGAACCAACGTCTGGGCCTGCCGCCCTTGCCTACCACCACCATCGGCTCCTTCCCGCAAACTCAGGATATTCGTCAAACCCGGGCCCGATGGCGTAAAGGGGATATCGGCGATGAGCAGTATCAGCAACAGATGCAAGCCTATATTGGCGATTGTATCAAACAGCAAGAAGCCCTGGGCCTGGATGTATTGGTGCACGGTGAACCGGAACGCAACGATATGGTGGAATACTTTGCCGACTATCTCGAGGGCGTGGCCACCACTGACTTTGGTTGGGTGCAAAGCTATGGCAGTCGCTGTGTTAAGCCGCCATTGATATACGGAGATATACAACGGACCAAACCAATGACAGTACAGTGGCTACAGTACGCTCAGTCACTGACTGACAAGCCGGTTAAAGGGATGCTCACCGGGCCGGTGACTATCTTACAGTGGTCCTTTGTGCGCGATGACCTGCCGCGCTCTCAGGTGGCCGAGCAAATTGCTCTGGCGGTTAGCGATGAAGTGGAAGATCTGATCCAAAGCGGCATCCGCATTATTCAGATCGACGAACCGGCCTTGCGTGAAGGCCTCCCCTTAAAACGCCGTGACTGGGAGGATTATCTGGTGTGGGCGGTCTCGGCCTTTAAACTGGCTTCAGCCAGAGCTCCGGCTCAGGTGCAGATCCACAGCCATATGTGCTACGCCCAGTTTGAAGACATTCTGCCCGCTATTGAAGCGCTGGATGCCGACGTACTGACACTGGAAACGTCCCGCTCGCAAATGGCGCTGCTGGATGTGTTTAAACAACAGGCCTACTCCAATGATCTTGGCCCTGGTGTGTACGACATCCACTCACCCAATGTTCCTGATGACAACTGGCTGGACACCTTGCTAACCCGCGCATTAGAGGTGCTTCCACCGGAGCGACTATGGGTCAACCCGGACTGTGGTTTAAAGACCCGCAACTGGCCAGAGACCAAGGCGGCACTGGGCGCCATGGTGCAGGCAGCAAAAAGACAGCGACACAAATTAGTGCAAAACGCCAAATAG
- a CDS encoding substrate-binding periplasmic protein: protein MRFGSFLFALLLTSTVLAETVKLTSLEWPPYSGADLPEQGASIAVAKAAFNAMGHELQVDFFPWTRAVKLAEKQGSGYMGYFPEYYYESDTFSFSDPIGKGPLGLVEAKGNPITWSKINDLTKYTVGVVQDYVNTEELDKRIAAGDIDAQAVTSDDKNLRKLVAGRIDTAVIDANVFNYLVNNDQQLSSLADKLQMNARLLTEKKLFVAFKNTDEGNRWREIFNQGLQKIDVESIMNEHMQ from the coding sequence ATGAGATTCGGTTCCTTCCTATTTGCCTTATTGTTGACATCCACAGTCCTGGCAGAAACGGTGAAGTTAACTTCTCTCGAATGGCCCCCTTACTCGGGCGCAGATCTTCCAGAGCAGGGGGCTTCCATTGCTGTTGCCAAGGCCGCTTTTAACGCCATGGGTCATGAGCTTCAGGTAGACTTTTTCCCCTGGACTCGTGCGGTCAAACTCGCCGAGAAACAAGGCAGTGGCTACATGGGGTATTTTCCTGAATACTACTATGAAAGTGATACTTTCAGTTTCTCTGATCCAATTGGTAAAGGCCCATTAGGTTTGGTTGAGGCGAAAGGTAACCCGATAACATGGTCGAAAATAAACGATCTTACTAAGTATACAGTCGGTGTTGTACAAGACTACGTGAATACAGAAGAGTTGGACAAGCGTATTGCGGCCGGAGACATTGATGCACAAGCTGTGACCTCCGACGACAAGAACCTGCGCAAGCTTGTCGCTGGTCGTATCGACACTGCGGTCATTGACGCTAACGTATTCAATTACTTGGTAAATAATGATCAACAATTATCATCGCTCGCCGATAAGTTACAAATGAACGCCAGACTGTTAACAGAGAAGAAGCTGTTTGTGGCGTTCAAAAATACGGACGAGGGAAACCGCTGGCGTGAAATATTTAACCAAGGGCTGCAGAAGATTGATGTTGAGAGCATCATGAACGAGCACATGCAGTGA
- a CDS encoding substrate-binding periplasmic protein → MTKLTIVSACVGLGLSSLAMSDTITIRADEWFPVNGEPGADKPGYMIELAKAVFEPAGHTVDYQLMPWERALDSVRKGRHDCVVGAYKEDAPDFVFPDTPWGLDSTGFFVQDSSNWSFSGYDSLMDMKVGVINGYAYGEEFDQLIASNPSVFRGLGGNEALDKNIKKLETGRIDVVVESPNVMRAKLKEMGVSGIKQAGTLGQPSEMYIACSPATGKSDTYIKLVEDGTAELRASGKLDEIMGRYGMSDWQ, encoded by the coding sequence ATGACAAAACTAACGATTGTATCTGCGTGTGTCGGCCTGGGACTGAGTAGTCTGGCAATGTCGGACACCATTACCATACGCGCCGACGAATGGTTTCCTGTTAATGGCGAGCCCGGTGCTGATAAGCCCGGTTATATGATCGAACTGGCTAAGGCAGTATTTGAGCCTGCCGGGCACACGGTGGACTATCAGTTAATGCCATGGGAGAGAGCACTAGACTCAGTGCGTAAAGGCCGCCATGACTGTGTCGTTGGGGCGTATAAAGAAGATGCGCCGGACTTTGTTTTCCCAGACACGCCCTGGGGGTTGGACAGCACCGGATTTTTTGTGCAGGACAGTAGCAACTGGAGCTTCAGTGGGTATGACTCTCTAATGGATATGAAGGTTGGCGTTATTAATGGTTATGCTTATGGCGAGGAGTTTGACCAGTTAATTGCCAGTAACCCTAGTGTCTTTCGGGGCCTTGGCGGCAACGAAGCTTTGGATAAAAATATCAAGAAACTCGAAACAGGTCGCATTGATGTGGTGGTGGAGTCACCCAATGTGATGCGCGCTAAACTCAAGGAAATGGGAGTCTCAGGGATCAAACAGGCGGGAACGTTGGGACAACCTTCAGAGATGTATATTGCCTGTAGTCCGGCCACTGGTAAGAGTGATACTTACATTAAACTGGTGGAAGACGGCACCGCTGAGCTCAGAGCGTCTGGCAAGCTGGATGAGATTATGGGTCGCTATGGCATGAGTGATTGGCAATAG
- a CDS encoding substrate-binding periplasmic protein: MKIAKKLSVLLLSVLLLVGWLGFGRIQASETLTIYAHEMRPYHYMEQGHWRGINLELVKRALEAEAIPFRIKMLNWARAAKLVQSTEQTGLLTVERTSEREHLYQWVGPLVSSPTTLIGLKSRAIRVDNIEHLSTLTIGVLREGATHQYLRQQGLADGVQLVPLVSVTDTYQMLKKGRVDLIPASAVTLALNAKRAGVNPELLNPLYTLPIKNGQNYLALSPTAPADWVHSLNERLKQLRQQGVFEQVTQHYLAPVALSQ; this comes from the coding sequence GTGAAAATTGCCAAGAAGTTATCTGTTCTGCTCTTGAGCGTTCTGCTGTTGGTGGGCTGGTTGGGCTTTGGTCGTATTCAAGCCAGTGAAACGCTGACTATCTATGCCCATGAGATGCGACCTTATCATTATATGGAACAGGGGCATTGGCGTGGCATTAATCTGGAGCTGGTAAAGCGGGCGTTGGAAGCGGAAGCAATTCCTTTCCGGATTAAAATGCTTAATTGGGCGCGAGCCGCCAAGCTGGTGCAAAGTACCGAACAGACTGGGCTGTTAACCGTGGAACGCACCTCGGAGCGAGAGCATCTTTACCAGTGGGTTGGACCCTTAGTTTCCAGTCCAACAACGTTGATAGGTTTAAAAAGCCGAGCCATCAGAGTGGATAATATTGAGCACTTATCCACTCTGACCATTGGTGTGTTGAGGGAGGGAGCGACCCATCAGTACTTGCGCCAGCAGGGGCTGGCTGATGGAGTGCAACTGGTACCTCTGGTGAGTGTTACCGATACCTATCAGATGCTTAAGAAAGGGCGGGTGGATTTGATTCCGGCCTCGGCCGTGACCCTGGCGTTGAACGCGAAAAGAGCCGGAGTCAATCCGGAGTTATTGAACCCTCTGTATACGCTCCCGATTAAAAATGGGCAGAATTACCTCGCGTTGAGCCCTACGGCCCCCGCAGACTGGGTTCACTCACTCAATGAGCGTTTAAAGCAGCTGCGTCAGCAGGGGGTGTTTGAGCAAGTAACTCAGCACTACCTTGCACCAGTGGCCTTAAGTCAGTGA
- a CDS encoding AGE family epimerase/isomerase, with product MVSALEELSQQFCDWMQHHALPLWAGQGIESESGCSYEAMLAHGVADLYAERRTRVQARQMFVFASAYQQGWLDEGKALSFAIQDYLDRFASHPTYSGAYTFKLDRFHQVVDGKLDTYDCAFFLLAWAYHYELGDPKAQERACQLMQLLNHHFKGAGGGWLEGSEPVEYRRQNPHMHLFEAFLAWFKVTGDRQWLDYAHEVFDLFARFFYDARHGVLYEHFGVDLERLTNLDGQTVEPGHLAEWIWLLNEYQVASGKDMSTYCQALYKSLQLKGSEPETGLLYDEIDAAGKVRKASKRLWTQTELIKAHIAMAERGDPDAEKQAGEAIAGLFDHFLNNDTLGFATERLDASNQSVNQAAPATSMYHLMMACLEAHRYQNSQ from the coding sequence ATGGTTAGTGCGTTAGAGGAGCTTTCCCAGCAGTTTTGTGACTGGATGCAGCATCATGCCCTGCCACTATGGGCGGGCCAGGGAATTGAATCAGAGTCTGGCTGTAGCTATGAAGCCATGTTGGCTCATGGTGTCGCTGATCTTTATGCCGAGCGGCGCACCCGGGTACAGGCACGACAGATGTTTGTGTTTGCCAGTGCTTATCAGCAAGGATGGCTGGATGAGGGTAAGGCGCTGAGCTTTGCCATTCAGGACTATTTGGATCGGTTCGCGAGTCATCCCACCTACTCAGGCGCTTACACCTTTAAGCTAGATCGTTTTCATCAGGTGGTGGATGGCAAACTGGATACCTATGACTGTGCCTTTTTTCTGCTAGCCTGGGCTTATCATTACGAGTTGGGCGACCCAAAGGCACAGGAGCGCGCCTGTCAATTAATGCAGCTCTTGAATCATCACTTTAAAGGGGCAGGTGGCGGCTGGCTGGAAGGCAGCGAGCCTGTCGAATATCGTCGTCAGAATCCGCATATGCATTTGTTTGAGGCGTTTCTGGCTTGGTTTAAAGTTACCGGCGATCGCCAATGGCTCGATTATGCCCATGAAGTGTTCGATCTGTTCGCGCGTTTTTTCTACGATGCCCGCCACGGCGTATTGTACGAACATTTTGGTGTGGATTTGGAACGACTGACCAATCTCGATGGCCAGACGGTGGAACCCGGCCATCTGGCAGAGTGGATTTGGCTGCTTAACGAATATCAGGTCGCCAGCGGCAAGGATATGAGCACCTATTGCCAGGCGCTTTATAAGAGTTTGCAACTCAAAGGCAGTGAGCCTGAGACCGGACTGCTATACGATGAAATCGACGCCGCCGGCAAAGTGCGTAAAGCCAGCAAGCGCCTGTGGACGCAAACGGAGCTTATCAAAGCCCATATTGCCATGGCCGAGCGAGGTGATCCGGATGCGGAGAAACAAGCTGGTGAGGCTATCGCGGGGTTATTTGATCATTTCCTGAATAATGACACGCTGGGTTTTGCGACAGAACGGCTGGATGCCAGCAATCAGTCAGTCAACCAGGCTGCTCCTGCCACCTCAATGTACCATTTGATGATGGCGTGCCTGGAAGCGCACCGATATCAAAACTCTCAATAA
- a CDS encoding methyl-accepting chemotaxis protein — protein sequence MKFTHSISFRLIIAVLAVVVLVVCASGIYDYTSQSQRLEQRLDSQLKLLESRLQLNLPGAMWNFEEQQIQRILDAEQKSDSVARLELYNDSGELTAKSPGSQTDDQRQIRLHYQDGEEKIPLGKVVLFVDYTTIDETLSSLALSTIVKGIILAILLLLALYFLVERIVLSPLSEVANALENISRGEGDLTQRLSVTKDDEIGKVALSFNEFVEKIQSLVLAIQDSVSEAVSNAQSVQSGTVTGRSHIEKQQSETDQVAAAITEMSSASKEIAQNVQNTADSADQVSKDAQRVSEIIENSVSSINGLSEQLNQATEVVASLENDVEGIVSVLEVIGSIAEQTNLLALNAAIEAARAGEQGRGFAVVADEVRALASRTQESTAQIQSTIDKLQSSAKSAVNVMEQSQKQSQESVEHASSSSESISGILDSTHEITGMASQIATAVEQQSTVAEELSHNVNRIVSAGQDSMNQLESMTDSAESMRKTAEKLAQLANQFKA from the coding sequence ATGAAGTTCACACACTCTATTTCGTTTCGCCTGATCATCGCCGTGTTGGCGGTGGTAGTGTTGGTGGTCTGTGCCTCTGGCATCTATGACTACACGAGTCAAAGCCAGCGGCTAGAGCAGCGCTTAGACAGCCAGCTCAAACTCCTAGAATCCAGACTACAACTGAACTTGCCCGGCGCCATGTGGAATTTTGAAGAACAACAAATCCAACGGATTCTGGATGCCGAGCAAAAGTCTGACAGCGTAGCCAGGCTAGAGCTATACAATGATTCAGGAGAGCTCACCGCTAAGTCGCCCGGCTCTCAAACCGACGACCAGAGACAAATCAGGCTTCATTACCAGGACGGTGAGGAGAAAATCCCCCTCGGTAAGGTTGTCTTATTTGTGGACTACACCACCATTGATGAAACCCTTTCAAGTCTCGCTTTATCGACCATCGTCAAAGGTATTATTCTGGCCATTTTGCTCTTACTGGCCCTGTATTTTCTTGTTGAACGTATTGTGCTCTCGCCGCTCTCGGAGGTGGCCAATGCCCTTGAGAATATCTCTCGAGGGGAAGGGGATCTCACCCAGCGCCTGAGTGTCACCAAAGATGACGAAATCGGTAAGGTAGCGTTGTCGTTCAATGAGTTTGTGGAAAAGATTCAGTCTTTGGTGTTAGCAATCCAGGACTCCGTCAGTGAGGCGGTATCCAATGCTCAGTCGGTTCAATCTGGTACTGTCACGGGACGCAGCCATATTGAAAAACAACAGTCGGAAACCGATCAGGTAGCCGCGGCCATTACTGAGATGTCCTCAGCCTCCAAGGAAATCGCTCAGAATGTGCAAAACACCGCCGACTCGGCCGATCAGGTCAGCAAAGATGCCCAGCGAGTTTCCGAGATCATTGAGAATTCAGTGAGTTCCATTAATGGCCTGTCAGAGCAACTCAATCAGGCCACCGAAGTAGTGGCATCGCTGGAAAACGATGTGGAAGGCATTGTGAGCGTGCTTGAGGTAATCGGCAGCATTGCCGAGCAAACCAACTTACTGGCTCTGAATGCGGCCATCGAAGCCGCCCGTGCCGGAGAGCAGGGTCGCGGTTTTGCGGTCGTCGCCGACGAAGTGCGTGCCTTAGCGAGCCGCACTCAGGAAAGCACCGCCCAGATTCAGTCCACCATCGATAAATTACAGTCCAGCGCCAAATCTGCGGTAAACGTAATGGAACAAAGCCAGAAACAGAGTCAGGAGTCGGTCGAGCATGCTTCCAGCTCCAGTGAGTCTATTTCAGGAATTCTTGATTCCACTCATGAAATTACCGGCATGGCCTCGCAAATCGCCACCGCCGTCGAACAGCAAAGCACGGTGGCTGAAGAACTCAGTCACAATGTTAACCGCATCGTCAGCGCCGGACAGGACAGCATGAACCAGCTTGAATCAATGACAGATTCTGCCGAGAGCATGCGCAAAACGGCAGAAAAACTGGCCCAGTTAGCGAATCAGTTTAAGGCTTAA
- a CDS encoding alpha/beta hydrolase gives MLRFIIVTLTLCLALTAQAETPKVSAGKLVRLADFPSEHVPARHVDIWLPPDYSQEQSYAVLYMHDGQMLFDGSTTWNNQEWQVDEVASRLITTGKVQPFIVVGVHNGGANRHSEYFPQRPFQALSKTQRQHQYTLRRSESQKLFNQEVYSDRYLRFLVEELKPYIDAHYSVRTGPAHTFIMGSSMGGLISWYALAEYPRVFGGAACLSTHWPGSFEADNNPIPERFLAYMHDRLPEPEEHRLYFDFGTETLDAMYPPLQARVDNLMSDLGYTERLWQTRKFEGAAHTENDWAKRLHHPLLFLLGN, from the coding sequence ATGCTGCGTTTTATTATTGTCACGTTAACCCTGTGTCTGGCCCTGACCGCGCAGGCAGAAACTCCCAAGGTCAGCGCCGGCAAGTTGGTTCGACTGGCTGACTTTCCCTCCGAACATGTGCCAGCCCGTCATGTAGACATCTGGTTACCGCCGGACTATTCACAAGAACAAAGCTACGCTGTGCTCTATATGCACGACGGTCAAATGCTGTTCGACGGCAGCACGACATGGAATAACCAGGAATGGCAGGTGGACGAGGTGGCGTCACGCCTGATTACGACAGGCAAGGTTCAGCCCTTTATTGTAGTCGGGGTCCATAATGGTGGTGCTAACCGGCATAGCGAGTACTTTCCACAGAGGCCCTTCCAAGCTCTATCAAAGACTCAGCGTCAGCACCAATACACCCTGAGGCGCTCAGAATCTCAGAAACTGTTTAACCAAGAGGTGTATTCAGACCGCTATCTACGTTTTTTGGTTGAAGAGCTTAAGCCTTATATCGACGCCCATTACTCCGTGCGTACAGGTCCGGCACATACTTTTATTATGGGTTCCAGCATGGGCGGACTGATCTCCTGGTACGCGCTGGCCGAATACCCGCGCGTGTTCGGAGGAGCGGCCTGTCTTTCGACTCACTGGCCCGGTTCCTTTGAGGCCGACAACAATCCTATTCCAGAGCGGTTCCTGGCCTATATGCATGACCGTTTGCCCGAACCTGAAGAACACCGGCTCTATTTTGATTTTGGCACCGAAACTTTAGATGCCATGTACCCTCCGCTGCAAGCCAGGGTGGATAACTTAATGAGTGACCTTGGGTATACGGAAAGGCTGTGGCAAACGAGAAAATTTGAGGGTGCCGCCCACACCGAGAATGATTGGGCTAAGCGTTTGCATCACCCTCTACTGTTTTTACTGGGCAACTAA
- a CDS encoding TorF family putative porin — MKSIKYTLFSSLLIAFPALADWSGTATIASDYLFNGVSQTGEDPALQGSIDWAGDTGWYAGTWASNVDFGDDTNLEWDFYAGYWQELGDNMSLDIGLAQYTYHGGDNSSDGNYAEAYATWGIGNTAITLWYAWDYFGTDAAHYITKINHTFPINDNFSILVGVDRSVSMDEEKFVWETNDDDYIHWQTTASYSWSGFDFTLGVEGTDLDTYGDTRLLATASRTFNF; from the coding sequence ATGAAATCAATCAAATACACCTTATTTTCCTCTCTACTTATCGCATTTCCGGCCTTGGCCGACTGGTCCGGTACCGCAACTATCGCGAGTGACTATCTCTTTAACGGTGTCTCTCAGACCGGTGAGGACCCTGCACTACAGGGCAGCATCGACTGGGCCGGTGATACCGGCTGGTATGCCGGAACCTGGGCTTCCAATGTCGACTTCGGCGACGATACGAATCTCGAGTGGGACTTCTATGCAGGCTATTGGCAGGAGTTAGGCGACAATATGAGCCTGGACATAGGGCTCGCTCAATACACCTACCATGGTGGCGATAACAGCAGTGATGGAAACTATGCAGAAGCTTACGCCACATGGGGTATCGGCAATACAGCAATAACGCTTTGGTACGCCTGGGATTACTTTGGCACTGACGCCGCTCACTATATCACTAAGATAAATCACACCTTTCCGATCAACGACAACTTCTCCATTCTGGTCGGCGTAGACCGCTCAGTCAGCATGGACGAGGAAAAGTTCGTATGGGAAACCAATGATGATGACTACATTCATTGGCAGACAACCGCGAGTTACAGTTGGTCAGGCTTTGACTTTACGCTGGGTGTCGAGGGCACCGACCTGGATACCTATGGTGACACTCGTCTTCTGGCCACAGCAAGCAGAACGTTTAACTTTTAA
- the hemH gene encoding ferrochelatase, translating to MKYQNPSSFSHRQADKIGVLITNLGTPDAPTKPALKRYLKEFLSDPRVVEVPRLLWWLVLNLVILNIRPKRSAEAYASVWSEQGSPLLVHTRNQAKALAESLRAEHGEQLVVDFAMRYGNPSIESRVDTMLAQGVRKLLVMPLYPQYCASTTASTFDKLSEVLQRRRWMPELRFVTQYHDDPGYIDALVNKVRQFREQYGNAQKLIFSYHGIPKRYLMQGDPYHCQCYKTTRLVAKKLGLSEDEYLTTFQSRFGREEWLKPYTDETLKKLAADGVESVQVVCPGFSADCLETIEEIGEENRDYFLQGGGRSYAYIPALNDDPEHIQALEALIRQNLQGWSLNRNAEQSESLAKELSLQKSGYTLN from the coding sequence ATGAAATACCAGAATCCAAGCTCGTTCTCGCACCGTCAGGCCGATAAAATCGGAGTGCTTATCACCAACCTGGGTACCCCGGACGCACCCACCAAACCGGCACTGAAACGCTATTTAAAGGAGTTCTTATCGGATCCAAGAGTGGTTGAAGTACCGCGTCTCTTATGGTGGCTGGTACTTAATCTTGTCATTCTGAATATTCGGCCCAAGCGCTCAGCGGAGGCCTACGCCAGTGTCTGGTCCGAACAGGGATCGCCGCTTCTGGTACACACCCGGAATCAGGCCAAGGCGTTGGCCGAGTCTCTGAGAGCCGAGCATGGAGAGCAGCTGGTGGTGGATTTTGCTATGCGTTATGGCAATCCCTCTATTGAGTCGAGAGTGGATACCATGCTGGCCCAGGGAGTGCGTAAGCTTTTGGTGATGCCGCTCTATCCTCAATACTGCGCCTCGACGACCGCTTCAACGTTCGACAAATTATCTGAGGTATTGCAGCGTCGCCGCTGGATGCCGGAGCTTCGATTTGTTACTCAGTATCATGACGATCCAGGCTACATTGATGCTCTGGTCAATAAGGTTCGCCAGTTCCGTGAACAATATGGGAATGCACAGAAGCTTATCTTCTCCTATCACGGTATCCCCAAACGTTATTTGATGCAGGGCGATCCGTATCACTGCCAGTGTTACAAGACGACCCGTCTGGTTGCTAAAAAACTCGGGCTCTCGGAGGATGAGTATTTGACCACCTTTCAGTCCCGTTTTGGGCGAGAAGAATGGTTGAAACCTTACACCGATGAAACCCTGAAAAAACTGGCGGCTGATGGCGTTGAGTCGGTACAGGTCGTTTGCCCGGGGTTCTCGGCCGATTGCCTGGAAACCATTGAGGAAATCGGTGAAGAGAATCGCGATTACTTTCTGCAAGGCGGTGGCCGCTCCTATGCTTATATTCCAGCGCTCAACGATGACCCTGAGCATATTCAGGCTCTGGAAGCCCTTATCAGACAGAACCTGCAAGGCTGGTCATTGAACCGGAACGCAGAGCAATCAGAATCTCTGGCAAAAGAGTTGTCTCTCCAGAAATCCGGTTATACGCTTAACTAA